TCCAGCTCGCGGGTGCGCTGCTTCTGCTCGTTGCGGCCCTCGGTTTCGAGCCGCTGCCGCTCCTGGGCCAGCAGCTCCTCGCGCCTCTTCAGGCTCACGCGCTCGGCGGTGGCGGCGGAGATCTGATCGTGCAACTGGTCGAGGAAGGCCCCGATGTCGGCCTGCTGGGTCGTCATCTGGGAGCGCGCCGCGGCGATGATGCCCGCGTCCATACCGAGCCGCTCGGCGATGTTGAGTCCGGCGGAGGCTCCGGGAACGCCGAGGCGCAGCTCGTAGGTGGGCGAGAGCGTCTCCTGGTTGAAGCCGACGGCGGCGTTCAGGACGCCCGCGTGGTTGGCCGCGTAGACCTTCAGCGAGGTCAGGTGGGTGGTGATGCAGGTCCACGCGCGCAGGCCGAGGAAGTGGCTGGCCACGGCGACTGCCAGAGCCGCGCCCTCTTCGGGGTCGGTGGCCGAGCCGAGCTCATCGAGCAGGACGAGCGAGCCTTCGTCGGCGCGGCGGGCGATGGCATCCACGTTGACCACGTGCGCGGAGAAGCTGGAGAGGTTGCGCTCAATGGATTGCGCGTCGCCGATGTCGGCGAAGATGCCGGTGAAGAGCGGCAGAATGGCCTCTTCGGCGGGCACGGGCAGCCCAGCCTGAGCCATCAGGGCCAGCAACCCGGCGGTCTTGAGCGTGACGGTCTTGCCGCCGGTGTTGGGGCCGGAGATGATGAGCTGGCGCGCCGTGGGTTCGAGCGCGAGAGTGAGGGGCACGGGGCGGGAGCCTTCGCTCCTCATGCGCAGCTCCAGCAGCGGATGGCGGGCGTAGCGCAGGCTCAGCGACTCGCCGAAGATGGGCCGTGTGCACTCGAGGTCCAGCGCGAACTTGGCGCGGACGAAGTGCGACTCGACCTCGGCCAGGATCTCGGTGCCGACGCCGATGGCGGGCGAATCGGCGGCCAGGGCGCGGGTCATGGCGACCAGGATGCGGTGAATCTCGGATTGCTCTTCGTCGAGCAGGCGGACCAGCTCGTTGTTTTGCTCGATGGTCTCGAGCGGCTCCACGAAGACGGTCTGGCCGGAGGACGAAGAGCCGTGGATGACGCCGGGGACGCGGCGCTTGAACTCGGCTTTGATGGGGATGACGAAGCGTTCGCCGCGCACGGTGATGACGTCGTCCTGCGTGTTTCCCTCCTCGCGCAGGGTGCGGACGGCGCGGCGCAGGCTGGCCTCGATGGCGCGGTGCTGCATCTCCATGGCGCGGCGGATACGGCGCAGCTCGGGGCTGGCGTCGTCGGAGAGCGAGCCGTCTGGCTCGATCTTGCCGCGCAGCAGCCGTAGCAGCCCGGCGAGGTCGTGGTGCAGCAGCGGAGTGGAGAGGCCGGTGATGCCGGAGCCCATCTGGCGCTGGGCGGCCTCCTGTTGCTGAGCGGTGCCGGGCATCAGGACGTTGCGCCAGGCGGCCACGCGCTCCACCACTTCGAGCAGGTCGCGGATCTCCAGCGCCTCGAGCGCGCTGCCGTCGATGCGGGCCTTGTCGAGCAGGGTCGCGGGGTCGAAGAGGCCGTGGAAGTCGAAGCTGCCGCCGCGGGCCAGGAAGCCGCGTATCTCGGCCGTGCGGGTCTGCTGGGCGTCGATCCAGCCGAGGTCGGTGGAGGGCTCGAGGGCGAGCGTCCACTCGCGGCCGAGCGGGCTGACGGCTTTACCGGCGATCTGCCGGCGCAGGCGCGGCCACTCGAGCGCGATGCTGCTGGAGTCGGCCAGTGGTGCGGGAATGTTGGGGATGAGATTCATGGTGGCGCCAAGCTCTATCGTACGTGGCGAGAGTGATGTAGGGAACAATTCCTCGGTACGCTGCGTAACGGAACTCAGCGCGCAGGCACGTCGACGCGCGTGGAGGCTTGGGATGGTCTGTTCGGGTTGCGGTACGCCTGCTGAGGCGGGCGTCAGGTTTTGTCCTCGTTGCGGGGTTTCGATCTATCGGGAGGCGACACAGCCGCCCGCCTGGATGCCGCTCACCGGGCCTTCGCCCGCTCCGCTGCCCGCGGCGCGTGGCCGGGTCGCGTGCCATCTGCAGACGCTGGGGATTCTGTGGTGCGTCTATGCGGGTTATCGCATCATGCATGGAATCTTTGGCATGTTGATGCTGCACTCGGTGCTGCTGCATGGCGATCAGTGGGGCGACGGCTGGCCGGGGAGCGGAGGGTTTCATCTGAGCTGGCTGGCTCCGCTGGTGCCGGTGTTGGGAATTCTTACGATCTTGTGGGCAGCTCTGGCGGCAGTTGCGGGCTACTCGCTGCTGGCGCGGAAGCCGTGGGGACGGACCCTGGCGCTGGTGGTGGCGGTGCTGACGCTGATTAAGATCCCTGTGGGCACGGCGCTGGGGATTTATACGCTTTGGGTGCTCGCGCCGGAGCGTTCGGAGAGGGAGTATCAGGCGCTGGTGGATTAGGGCAGGAGATTCGTTCGGCCGGACAGATTTTGTTGTTGGGGTAGGTCCGGGCTAAGGCCCGGACCTACCCCGGAAGCAACGGCAAATGCTTTTTTGCCCCGCACAGGAGAGGGCATGGCTGATGCCGTGCCCTTAGACTCGGTGGACTTTATAAGACTGGAGTGCGACTTCTGGCGATACAGCCTTGGCGCTTGTCTCGCCGTAAACTGTTTACATGGAATTTCCGACAACCCGTCTGCGGCGTCTGCGTGGCTCCGAGGCGATGCGTTCGCTGGTCCGCGAGACGCATCTTCGCCCCGACTCCCTGATATACCCCCTCTTCCTCTGCCCCGGCGAGGGCATCCGCAAGCCCATCAGCTCCATGCCCGGCTGCTTCAACCTGTCGATTGACGAGGCCCTGAAGGAGGCGCGCGAGTGCGCGGCCCTGGGGATCGGCGGGCTGCTGCTCTTCGGGATTCCGTCGGAAAAAGACGAGCAGGCCACCGGCGCGTGGAGCGATGACGGCATCGTCCAGACCGGGCTGCGGGCCTTCAAGCAGGACCGCGCGCTCGACCGCCTGCTCATCATTGCCGACGTCTGCGTCTGCGAGTACACCTCGCACGGCCACTGCGGCGTGGTGGTGCGGGACGGCGAACATTACATCGTCGACAACGACGCCAGCGTCGCGCTGCTGACCAGGTCGGCGGTCTCGCTGGCACGCGCTGGGGCCGATATCATCGCGCCCAGCGACATGATGGACGGCCGTGTCGCGGGCATCCGTGCGGCGCTCGATGCCGTCGGACGCGACCGCACGCCGATCATGAGCTACTCCGCCAAATTCGCCTCGGCGTTCTACGGCCCGTTTCGCGAGGCGGCTGGCTCGGCCCCGCAGTTCGGCGACCGGCGCAGCTACCAGATGGACGGAGCCAACCTGCGCGAGGCGATGCGCGACGTCGAGCAGGACGTGATGGAGGGTGCGGACATGATCCTGATGAAGCCCGCGATGGCGTACCTCGACGTGATCCGCGCGGCCCGCGAGCGCTGCGATCTGCCGATGGGCGCTTACCAGGTCTCGGGCGAGTACTCCATGCTGCACGCGGCGTTTCAGCGCGGCTGGCTGGAGCCGGAGCGTACCATGATGGAGTCGTTGCTCTCGATCCGGCGTGCCGGGGCGGACTTTATCGTCACCTACTTCGCCAAGGCTGCGGCGCGCGTGCTTGCGTAGTACTTCGTACCGTTCTCGGGGCGGTATGGGTAGATCAATACCCGAGGGCCTTCCGCTGGTCGGCAGCGAGCATTTCAATTTTGAACGGCGGCGATGGAGTACATTGCAGGAGATACGCTGAACTGCTGAACTGAGGTCTGGAAATGGCGCCAGGTGTGGCAAAGAGCTATGTGTTGCAATGGCGGTCGTACCGGTTGCGGCGCTCTCTGGCGCTGTTCTTTCTGTACGGACTGTTGCCGTTCTGCGTGGCCGCGGCCCTGCTGCTGAGTCCCGTGCTGGTGGCCGGGCTTGTGATGCTGCTGTGGCTGGGGGCGGCCGGGGCGGCGATCTGGTGGTCCGGGGAGTTTCGATGTCCTCGCTGCTGGCGACGGTTCGGGGCGTTGGGATCGAAGAAGAAGCTGGAGATGTGGTCGGGCGGGCTCTTCGATGAGATCTGCCACAACTGCAAGTTGAGGAAGTTTACGGACGAGGTTTAGCGGCTTGAAGGTAGCCCGCGCCTATGCTCGATCCGGCTGACTCCCCATGAACGGGGAGCCAGAGGGGGCACAACTGAGGTCGGGACCGTTTCTGACCGAGATTTTTCACATTCCGTACAGGTCCTCCTGTGCTCGATCCAGGTGGCTCTGGCTTCGGTACGACGTTCATAGAACCATGCAACCGCTTCCGGCCGACTATCTGAAAAAGGTGCTTCCGATAGTTGCCACTCTTCCTCTAATGCCCTTCCGTTCTGGCACACAGGCTCTCCATATTTGTGTCGTATAAAACGTATCGGCATGCTGATCGAACTGTTTTGAGAGAGTGCAAATTAGGACACTGCCGCATACTTGTTCTACTTCATTGTTGTTGTGGAGATGAGGGTAGCTCGCCCCGCGTGGCGGCCTGTCCGGGACCGGGTTGCGCCGACGGGCGTAAAATAAAGCGTTGGCACTTTAAAAATGCGTAGCAGATTGGAGTATTCCTTGGCAGAGAAGACGGCGGCAGAGACGATTTTCGACGTGGTCATCATCGGCGGCGGACCCGCCGGTTACACCTGCGGCATCCGCGCCGCGCAGTTCGGCCTGAAGGTCGCGTTGATCGAAAAGACCGACAAACTTGGCGGCACCTGTCTCCACTGGGGCTGCATCCCCACCAAGGCGATGCTCTTCTCGGCCGAGATCTGGGATCACCTGAAGCACGCGGGCAAGTACGGCATCGACGGCGTGGACGCGCCGCAGCTCAACTGGACGAACGTGCTGGCGCGCAAGAACGAGATCATCACCAAGCACACCAAGGGTCTCGAGTTCCTGATGAAGAAGAACAAGATCACCGTCTTCTCCGGGCACGGACGGCTCACCGGGTCGGCTCAAGGCGGCGTCCACACCATTACGGTGACCGACGAGGATAAGAGCAAGCCCAAGGACTTGCAGGGCGAGGGCTTCACCAAGCAGACCGTCACCGAGGTGAAGGCCAAGAACGTAGTGCTGGCCACCGGCTCCGATGCGCGGATGCTGCCCGGCTACACCGCCGATGAGACCATCATGACCAACCGCGAGATTCTGGCGATCGACAAGATGCCGAAGTCGCTGGTGGTGATCGGCTCGGGTGCGGTGGGCGTGGAGTTCGCCTCGGTCTTCAACAGCTTCGGCGCGGAGGTCTCGATCATCGAGGCGCTGCCCCGCATCGTGAACGCCGAGGACGAGGACATCTCCAAGGAGCTGCTGCGCTTGTACAAGAAGCGCAACATCGACGTGACCGTCGGCGCGAAGGTGGAGAAGATCGAGAAGAACGCCGAGGGCGCGCTGATTACGTACGCGGACTCGACCGGCAAGACCAAGACCAAGCAGGCCGAGAAGGTTCTGGTAGCCGTGGGACGCGCTCCGCGGACCTACGACTGCGGGCTGGACAAGGTAAAAGTCACGCCGGATCGCGGCTTCATTATGACGAACGAGTGGATGGAGACGACCGAGCCGGGCGTTTATGCCATCGGCGATATCGTCGGCGGGCTGCCGCAACTGGCGCACGTGGGAGCGATGTGCGGGCTGGTGGTGGCGTCGAAGCTGGCCGGTAAGTATGCGCGGCCGGTCAATCGCCAGCGCATTCCGGGCTGCACGTACTGCGATCCGCAGATCGGGTCGGTCGGCCTCACCGAGGCGCAGGCCAAGGAGAAGGGTTACCAGGTCAAGGTGGGCAAGTTCCCGTTCGTCGGCAACTCGAAGGCGACGATTGTGGACTCGCACGACGGCTTTGTGAAGGTGGTCTCGGATGCGAAGTACGGCGAGGTGCTGGGCGTGCACATCATCGGGCCTCAGGCGACGGAGCTGATCGCCGAGTGCGTCACGGCGATTGAGCTGGAGGCGACGGTGGAGGAGATGATGTTTACGATCCACGCGCACCCGACCCTGTCGGAGAGCCTGCTGGATGGTTTCTCGAGCGTCGAGGGCCTGGCGGTCAACGTCTAGTCGTTGTTTATTTGAGAGAGAAGAGCCGGGCCATCGCGCCCGGCTTTTTTTCTTTTCACGCGAAGATTGGTTTTTCACGCGAAGCGTCGAGCACCGCACGAAGTGCCGCCCGCCCGGCGTGAGGGTGTTGTTGCCGTTGCCTGTTTTTTTGTCATTCAGGAGCGAAGCGGAGGAATCTGCTTTTGCTGTTGTTCTTGCCTCTGGGGTAGGTCCGGGCTTTAGCCCGGACATTAAAAACCACCACCAATGCGGGCTTTAGCCCCCGAGGTATGCTTTCCTCCCTCGTGGCACTTATGCTCCGGATGTGATCCCCGTCAGTGACACCCGAAATTATCTCTGGCATCATAGGCATCCATGAAAACCGCCGACACCGCCGCCCGCCCGATCCTGACGCTGCGGCGGTACGTCGAAGAGCTTGAGTCCTCCATCACCCTTTGCCTGGCGGACCCGCAGCCCCGGGCGGCGCACCATCTGCGCACCAGCACCCGGCGGATCGAAGCCCAACTCACGCTTCTGAGCCTGCTTCCCAACCTCACCCTCCCCGAAAAAGTTGTAAACCGAGTCCGCAAGCACCTGCGCGAACTGCGTCGAGCGGCAGGTCGAGTCCGCGATCTCGACGTCCAGCTTGGCCTGCTCGACGATCCGGCATCGCTCATTGGCGGAACAGCCTCCACGCAGCTTCAGCGGCACAGCCACAAGCTGCGCAGCTTCTTCGCAGAGGAGCGCCAGCAAGAGGCCTCCGAGCTACAGTCGCTCCTCCAGCAGCTCCAGCGCAAGCTCACCCGCTCGCTCGAGCGCCTGTTCGAAGTACTGAAACCATTTGAACCCCTCACCATCCTCGCCTCGGACCTGATCGCCGCCGTCCAGTCCTGGTTCGAGCACGAGTCTTTGGCTGTGTTGCAGGGGAAGGAGTCCAACGCAGAGCGCCTGCACGACATCCGCAAATCGGCAAAGCTGGCCCGCTACATGCTGGAGTCGGCCCCCGCCTCGGCCCGCAAGGCCAGAAAGCTGGCCAGAGCCTTCGAAGAGGTGCAACAGTCCGGCGGCCGCTGGCACGACTGGCTGACGCTCTTCGCCCAGGCCGGTCAGCGCCTCGGCAAAAAATCGCCCCTGACCGGAGCTCTGATGCGGCACCGCGACACGTCGCTGGCGGGCTACCGAGCGCACCTGAAGACGATCCGGCAACTGCACCCCCGCCGCCGCACTCGCGCACGCGGGCCAAACTCCCGTAAGCTTGTATCGGTATGTTTGTTCACCTGCTCTCGCTCGGCCGCGTTCCCTACCTCGAGGCCCTCGCCATCCAGCAGCGGGTCGTCGCCGCGCGCAAGCAGAACCTGATCGCGGATACGCTGCTCCTGCTCGAGCACCCGCCCGTGCTCACCCTGGGCCGTAACTCCCGACGCGAGAACATCTTAGCCTCCGACGAGCTGCTTCAGCACAAGGGCGTCGAGTTGCACGAGATCAACCGCGGCGGCGACGTCACCTACCACGGCCCCGGCCAACTGGTCGGCTACCCCGTCATCGACCTGCGCGGCGACCTGCCCGGCAAAAAAGGCCCGCACCTCGGTCCGGTGGACTACATCCGTATGCTCGAAGAGGTGCTCATCCGCACCTGCGGCGACTTCCGCGTCCCCACGCAGCGCATCCCCGGCCGCACCGGCGTCTGGACGATAGCAGGCGGCTCCATCCAGGAAAAAAAGGTGGCGGCCCTCGGCGTCCACGTCTCCCAGGGGGTCACCTCACACGGCTTCGCCCTCAACGTCACGACCGACCTCCGCGACTTCGACTGGATCATTCCCTGCGGCATCACCGACCGCACCGTGACGTCGCTCGAGCTGGAGTCGCCGCTGGAACCCCTGCCCACTCTTGAAGATGCGCTAAACGCAACCGCACGCAACTTCGGCCGCGTCTTCGAGCGCCAGATGCTCTGGTGCGAGTCCCTCGAAGAGCTTCTAACACCGTCTATCGCCCAAGAGGTCTGATAATCGCACAACTCACGCCAATTCCAACCCCGCAGTCTTATAATCCAGTGGCGTAACTGCGTCACGCAGACAGCCTACTTGCGAGAAGGATCTTCATGCCAACTGATGTCATCATGCCCCAGATGGGCGAATCCATTACCGAAGGCACTATCACCAAGTGGCTCAAGAAGCCCGGCGACGTCGTCGAGCGCGACGAGCCTCTCTTCGAGATTTCGACCGATAAGGTCGATGCCGAGATCCCTTCGCCCGTAGCCGGTACGTTGGGTGAGATCAAGATCGCCGAAGGCACCACTGTCCAGGTCAACACAGTCGTCTGCACCATCAATGAGGCAGGTTCCGCCGCTGCCGCGCCCGCCGACCTGAAGATCGACTCCGTAACCCCGGCCGCCGAAGCCGTCGCTGCCGTTGAAGCCGCAATTCCGGCCCCCGAGGCCGCTGGAGCCGAGGTCCTGATGCCCCAGATGGGCGAGTCTATCACCGAGGGCACCATCACCAAGTGGCTCAAGAAGGTCGGCGACACCGTTCAGCGCGACGAGCCCATCTTCGAGATCTCGACCGACAAGGTCGACGCCGAGATCCCCTCGCCCATCGCGGGCACGCTCACTGAGATTAAGGTCCCCGAAGGCTCGACCGTGACCATCAACACAGTGGTCGCGATCATCGGCGGCGGCAAGTCGGCCCCCAAGGCCGCTGCTCCCGTTGCCGCACCTGCTGCGCCCGCAGCAGCCCCGGCTGCCAGCGCCTCGGCTGGCGAGCGTGGCCGCACCTCGCCTCTGGTCCGCAAGATCGCCGGTGAGAACAACGTCGACCTGAGCCAGGTTCCGGGTACCGGCGCCTCCGGCCGCATCACCAAGCAGGACATTCTCGGCCACCTCGAAGGCGGCGCAAAGCCCGCCGCCGCTGCTGCTCCGGCAGCCCCTGTCGCCGTTGCTCCGGCCCCGGCTAAGCCCGCCGCACCCGTCTCCGCCCCGGCTCCGGGCGAACTGGTCCCCATGACCAAGATGCGCTCCATCATCGCGCAGCGCATGGTCGAGTCCAAGCGGACCAGCCCGCACGTCCACACGGTCTTCAAGGTCGACATGACCCGGATCGTCCGGCTGCGCGAGAAGGAAAAGAACAAGTACGAGCAGCGCAACGGCGTCAAGCTGACCTACATGCCGTTCATCACGCGCGCTGCCGTTGCTGCCCTGCGCAAGCACCCCATCGTCAACGCCGCAGTCCAGGGCGATGCCACCCTCTACAACAAGAACATCAACATCGGCATCGCGGTCGCGCTCGACTGGGGCCTGATCGTCCCGGT
This is a stretch of genomic DNA from Granulicella sp. WH15. It encodes these proteins:
- a CDS encoding Smr/MutS family protein, which translates into the protein MNLIPNIPAPLADSSSIALEWPRLRRQIAGKAVSPLGREWTLALEPSTDLGWIDAQQTRTAEIRGFLARGGSFDFHGLFDPATLLDKARIDGSALEALEIRDLLEVVERVAAWRNVLMPGTAQQQEAAQRQMGSGITGLSTPLLHHDLAGLLRLLRGKIEPDGSLSDDASPELRRIRRAMEMQHRAIEASLRRAVRTLREEGNTQDDVITVRGERFVIPIKAEFKRRVPGVIHGSSSSGQTVFVEPLETIEQNNELVRLLDEEQSEIHRILVAMTRALAADSPAIGVGTEILAEVESHFVRAKFALDLECTRPIFGESLSLRYARHPLLELRMRSEGSRPVPLTLALEPTARQLIISGPNTGGKTVTLKTAGLLALMAQAGLPVPAEEAILPLFTGIFADIGDAQSIERNLSSFSAHVVNVDAIARRADEGSLVLLDELGSATDPEEGAALAVAVASHFLGLRAWTCITTHLTSLKVYAANHAGVLNAAVGFNQETLSPTYELRLGVPGASAGLNIAERLGMDAGIIAAARSQMTTQQADIGAFLDQLHDQISAATAERVSLKRREELLAQERQRLETEGRNEQKQRTRELESKLNSLLEDFDAQLKDAVKAIDDKTVAAKIARGSALRMATLRREFSEQFSSTVLAHNTGADRNDPKAAPNPLKNETKPIKPGDLVTLKSLGRQARVDRIIDATHFEVSMGQMKMRVARGDIGEVETVRVATPLEAARRRGGVTVQTRDDSDYLSQEINVIGRTAAEAEDEVSRYLDRAFLAGLPRVRIVHGTGMGVLRRTLREFLKSHPHVATFAEPSHNEGGQGATVVELRQ
- the hemB gene encoding porphobilinogen synthase, translating into MEFPTTRLRRLRGSEAMRSLVRETHLRPDSLIYPLFLCPGEGIRKPISSMPGCFNLSIDEALKEARECAALGIGGLLLFGIPSEKDEQATGAWSDDGIVQTGLRAFKQDRALDRLLIIADVCVCEYTSHGHCGVVVRDGEHYIVDNDASVALLTRSAVSLARAGADIIAPSDMMDGRVAGIRAALDAVGRDRTPIMSYSAKFASAFYGPFREAAGSAPQFGDRRSYQMDGANLREAMRDVEQDVMEGADMILMKPAMAYLDVIRAARERCDLPMGAYQVSGEYSMLHAAFQRGWLEPERTMMESLLSIRRAGADFIVTYFAKAAARVLA
- the lpdA gene encoding dihydrolipoyl dehydrogenase — encoded protein: MAEKTAAETIFDVVIIGGGPAGYTCGIRAAQFGLKVALIEKTDKLGGTCLHWGCIPTKAMLFSAEIWDHLKHAGKYGIDGVDAPQLNWTNVLARKNEIITKHTKGLEFLMKKNKITVFSGHGRLTGSAQGGVHTITVTDEDKSKPKDLQGEGFTKQTVTEVKAKNVVLATGSDARMLPGYTADETIMTNREILAIDKMPKSLVVIGSGAVGVEFASVFNSFGAEVSIIEALPRIVNAEDEDISKELLRLYKKRNIDVTVGAKVEKIEKNAEGALITYADSTGKTKTKQAEKVLVAVGRAPRTYDCGLDKVKVTPDRGFIMTNEWMETTEPGVYAIGDIVGGLPQLAHVGAMCGLVVASKLAGKYARPVNRQRIPGCTYCDPQIGSVGLTEAQAKEKGYQVKVGKFPFVGNSKATIVDSHDGFVKVVSDAKYGEVLGVHIIGPQATELIAECVTAIELEATVEEMMFTIHAHPTLSESLLDGFSSVEGLAVNV
- a CDS encoding CHAD domain-containing protein — translated: MKTADTAARPILTLRRYVEELESSITLCLADPQPRAAHHLRTSTRRIEAQLTLLSLLPNLTLPEKVVNRVRKHLRELRRAAGRVRDLDVQLGLLDDPASLIGGTASTQLQRHSHKLRSFFAEERQQEASELQSLLQQLQRKLTRSLERLFEVLKPFEPLTILASDLIAAVQSWFEHESLAVLQGKESNAERLHDIRKSAKLARYMLESAPASARKARKLARAFEEVQQSGGRWHDWLTLFAQAGQRLGKKSPLTGALMRHRDTSLAGYRAHLKTIRQLHPRRRTRARGPNSRKLVSVCLFTCSRSAAFPTSRPSPSSSGSSPRASRT
- the lipB gene encoding lipoyl(octanoyl) transferase LipB; the protein is MFVHLLSLGRVPYLEALAIQQRVVAARKQNLIADTLLLLEHPPVLTLGRNSRRENILASDELLQHKGVELHEINRGGDVTYHGPGQLVGYPVIDLRGDLPGKKGPHLGPVDYIRMLEEVLIRTCGDFRVPTQRIPGRTGVWTIAGGSIQEKKVAALGVHVSQGVTSHGFALNVTTDLRDFDWIIPCGITDRTVTSLELESPLEPLPTLEDALNATARNFGRVFERQMLWCESLEELLTPSIAQEV
- a CDS encoding 2-oxo acid dehydrogenase subunit E2 — protein: MPTDVIMPQMGESITEGTITKWLKKPGDVVERDEPLFEISTDKVDAEIPSPVAGTLGEIKIAEGTTVQVNTVVCTINEAGSAAAAPADLKIDSVTPAAEAVAAVEAAIPAPEAAGAEVLMPQMGESITEGTITKWLKKVGDTVQRDEPIFEISTDKVDAEIPSPIAGTLTEIKVPEGSTVTINTVVAIIGGGKSAPKAAAPVAAPAAPAAAPAASASAGERGRTSPLVRKIAGENNVDLSQVPGTGASGRITKQDILGHLEGGAKPAAAAAPAAPVAVAPAPAKPAAPVSAPAPGELVPMTKMRSIIAQRMVESKRTSPHVHTVFKVDMTRIVRLREKEKNKYEQRNGVKLTYMPFITRAAVAALRKHPIVNAAVQGDATLYNKNINIGIAVALDWGLIVPVIKQCEEKSFLGVARSIVDLADRARNKKLAPDEVSGGTFTLTNSGIFGEQFGTPIINQPQAAILGIGGLNKEAEVITDKDGQESIAIRSIQRFTLGFDHRIVDGADAGKFMSDFKAYLENWSEDIG